In the Sphingomonas sp. SORGH_AS_0950 genome, one interval contains:
- a CDS encoding 2OG-Fe(II) oxygenase: protein MTVFDEMRWHWPSDFADLHQRFRSATPFPHIVLDNIFPPQVVSSLYDEIPQASDEAWIRWGGGKPETCNVKFKKRGLSDVARMPEPIRRMFATLTCDRFVTELSALTGTGDLVIDPSFSGGGVHCSGQGAALRVHADPIRHPDPGAYDQAINLILYINPNWEEHFGGELELWSRDCQQCETSIAPLFNRLIVFQTDRTTFHGHPRPNLCPPDQYRASLAVYYYVKRDKIVDIVNNRPIWR from the coding sequence ATGACAGTCTTCGACGAAATGCGCTGGCACTGGCCTAGTGATTTTGCGGACCTCCATCAACGATTCCGCAGTGCAACACCTTTCCCGCACATCGTTCTCGACAACATCTTTCCGCCGCAAGTCGTCTCGTCGCTGTACGACGAGATTCCGCAGGCGAGCGATGAAGCCTGGATTCGGTGGGGCGGTGGCAAACCCGAAACATGCAATGTGAAATTCAAGAAGCGGGGCCTGTCCGATGTCGCGCGAATGCCCGAGCCAATTCGACGCATGTTTGCAACCTTGACTTGTGATCGCTTCGTCACGGAGCTCAGTGCGCTTACGGGCACCGGGGATCTTGTCATTGACCCAAGCTTCAGCGGCGGCGGAGTGCACTGTTCAGGACAAGGCGCCGCGCTACGAGTGCACGCTGATCCAATTCGCCATCCGGATCCTGGCGCGTATGATCAGGCGATCAACCTCATTCTCTACATCAACCCGAACTGGGAAGAGCATTTTGGCGGTGAGCTTGAGTTATGGTCACGTGATTGCCAGCAATGTGAGACCTCAATCGCTCCCCTTTTCAACCGCTTGATCGTCTTCCAAACAGATCGGACAACGTTCCACGGCCATCCAAGACCGAACCTATGCCCACCGGACCAGTATCGTGCGTCGCTCGCGGTATATTATTACGTCAAACGAGATAAGATAGTGGATATCGTCAATAACCGACCGATCTGGCGATGA
- a CDS encoding GNAT family N-acetyltransferase gives MPSDFTGWPFPRPKVLDGATLTLEPLEPSHRNQLREAAAIDPSIWTYFPKQFNGAGDNFDPWFDASLRRSEAAEHYPFAVRRKADAKIIGTTRYYDMAAIHRRLAIGSTWYVPEARGSLVNFEVRLLTLMHAFEVWSVNRVELITDPRNLSSRAAMKLLGAKQEGIIRNHLIYEDGRVRDSILFSIVCNEWINVRQRLVNRLDGYPPIAKPFRPKGSGVRE, from the coding sequence TTGCCGAGCGACTTTACTGGCTGGCCCTTTCCGCGACCGAAGGTGCTAGACGGCGCAACGCTGACGTTGGAGCCACTCGAGCCTAGTCACCGTAATCAATTGCGTGAGGCGGCGGCGATAGACCCGTCAATCTGGACCTACTTCCCCAAGCAGTTCAACGGCGCCGGTGACAACTTCGACCCGTGGTTCGATGCTAGCTTGCGACGGAGCGAAGCTGCCGAACATTATCCCTTCGCCGTAAGGCGTAAAGCAGACGCGAAAATCATCGGCACTACACGGTACTACGACATGGCGGCGATTCATCGTCGGCTGGCGATCGGATCTACCTGGTACGTCCCCGAGGCCCGTGGCAGCCTCGTCAATTTCGAAGTGCGGTTATTGACATTGATGCACGCCTTCGAGGTGTGGAGCGTAAACCGAGTCGAACTGATAACCGACCCCCGCAATCTAAGTTCGCGGGCGGCAATGAAACTGCTAGGTGCCAAGCAGGAAGGAATTATCCGTAATCATTTAATTTATGAAGATGGCCGGGTGAGAGATTCAATTCTGTTTAGCATTGTTTGTAACGAGTGGATCAATGTTCGCCAGCGCTTGGTCAATAGACTAGACGGATACCCACCAATTGCTAAGCCGTTTCGCCCCAAAGGTTCCGGCGTTCGCGAATGA
- a CDS encoding L-tyrosine/L-tryptophan isonitrile synthase family protein: MLTPEQNSYDGSKYNAGLDKIDEAVISSHFMQRFSSDRNFNLYSDEDFKKKKVIVSPEFVDQFLAVLLKASKSFSEHRATRAKLRAAEYFREYGVARPSDLNAAHFVAEFIFDRNFSRKTVKFHSRRLLADMIAQRIATGQLISLVIPALPFKLPSPLKSRGSSPDLAEVNFLLQLFEISCGIDLLYREMRPESYGPLSRFYVICDGRRFNTLVGVSDAVVGRYGERVKAWIDRLGISNFIEIVDYRGLLQTRLPPDLLAEKVAIRDTAEDTYADLMWPIFDPGQLRQSLSMSSFLEPDPEKLNPEGRFSSLFQSLMYTIRYQCLEDIASLMPGAALSNYDNLYYKLAAHFFECYSNTAPCTLEDVQYQARAGRGLSGSALEALRRAMLGEVWQATIRYMAEIKSDRELSHEPITTCFPDAIRWTIHAKRGQIAICTPTTLGISVQAWAGSAVFKRAKKNRTQLCTLPVIALEGAGAIPVIVQDAAGIFGLGDQPLFYVYPDIAEPGWNLSIGDLTDSLVRSRAA; the protein is encoded by the coding sequence ATGCTAACTCCAGAGCAAAATTCCTACGATGGCTCGAAGTACAATGCCGGTCTCGATAAAATCGACGAGGCCGTTATAAGCTCACATTTTATGCAGAGATTTTCTAGCGACAGAAACTTCAATTTGTATAGCGACGAGGATTTCAAGAAGAAAAAGGTGATAGTTTCCCCGGAGTTTGTAGATCAATTTTTGGCAGTTTTACTCAAGGCCTCAAAATCTTTCTCAGAGCACCGCGCGACACGTGCGAAATTGCGCGCTGCGGAATATTTTCGTGAATATGGTGTGGCGCGGCCAAGCGATCTAAATGCGGCGCACTTTGTGGCCGAATTCATTTTCGATCGCAATTTTTCTCGAAAGACGGTGAAGTTCCATTCGCGCCGTCTTCTGGCAGACATGATCGCCCAGCGCATCGCCACTGGGCAACTGATTTCGCTCGTCATACCGGCGCTGCCTTTCAAACTACCCTCTCCTTTGAAGTCCCGTGGTTCAAGTCCAGATCTTGCAGAGGTCAACTTTCTTCTCCAGCTGTTTGAGATTTCCTGCGGGATTGACTTACTCTACCGCGAAATGCGACCAGAATCATATGGGCCGCTCTCTCGATTCTACGTGATATGCGATGGCAGGCGCTTCAACACATTGGTCGGCGTATCCGACGCAGTCGTGGGGCGCTACGGAGAGCGGGTCAAGGCTTGGATCGATCGGTTAGGGATATCCAATTTCATCGAGATTGTAGATTACCGCGGCCTGCTTCAGACCCGGCTACCGCCCGATCTCTTGGCTGAGAAGGTAGCAATCCGCGACACGGCAGAAGACACATACGCCGATCTCATGTGGCCCATCTTCGATCCGGGCCAATTGCGCCAGAGCCTAAGCATGAGTTCGTTTCTCGAGCCTGATCCGGAAAAGCTCAATCCGGAAGGGCGATTTAGTTCGCTATTTCAGTCGCTTATGTACACGATTCGCTACCAATGCCTTGAGGACATTGCATCGCTGATGCCTGGGGCGGCACTATCGAACTATGACAATCTCTATTACAAACTTGCTGCTCATTTCTTTGAATGTTACTCGAATACAGCACCCTGCACGCTTGAGGACGTACAGTATCAAGCGCGCGCAGGACGGGGTCTATCAGGTTCGGCGCTTGAAGCGCTGAGACGGGCAATGCTGGGCGAAGTATGGCAGGCCACGATTCGTTACATGGCCGAGATCAAAAGTGACCGTGAACTTTCGCACGAGCCAATTACAACTTGCTTTCCGGATGCGATTCGCTGGACAATCCATGCGAAGCGAGGACAAATCGCGATCTGCACACCCACGACACTCGGGATTTCGGTGCAGGCCTGGGCCGGATCGGCAGTTTTCAAACGCGCGAAGAAGAACCGCACTCAGCTATGCACGCTACCGGTGATTGCCCTCGAAGGAGCGGGCGCTATACCTGTCATCGTGCAAGACGCAGCCGGTATCTTTGGACTAGGCGATCAACCGCTTTTCTACGTATATCCCGACATCGCCGAGCCAGGTTGGAACTTATCAATTGGCGACCTGACCGATTCGCTCGTGCGCTCGAGAGCGGCGTAA